From one Eptesicus fuscus isolate TK198812 chromosome 3, DD_ASM_mEF_20220401, whole genome shotgun sequence genomic stretch:
- the NCBP2AS2 gene encoding protein NCBP2AS2 produces the protein MVLRRLLGVLLHSPQLVERLSESRPIRRAAQLTAFALLQAQLRGQDAARRLRGLGAGPAGSLGRRAARFRDTFTQELRRGLRERPGPPPGSQRGPGANP, from the coding sequence ATGGTTCTAAGGCGGCTGCTGGGCGTCTTGCTGCACAGCCCGCAGCTGGTGGAGCGCCTGTCCGAGTCGCGGCCTATCCGGCGTGCGGCGCAGCTCACCGCCTTCGCCCTGCTGCAGGCTCAGCTGCGCGGCCAGGACGCGGCCCGGCGTCTGCGAGGCCTCGGGGCCGGGCCCGCGGGTTCCCTGGGCCGCCGCGCTGCCCGCTTCAGAGACACCTTCACTCAGGAGCTCCGCCGCGGCCTCCGGGAGCGCCCGGGGCCACCACCAGGTAGCCAGCGGGGCCCGGGAGCAAATCCCTAA
- the NCBP2 gene encoding nuclear cap-binding protein subunit 2 isoform X1, with the protein MSSGLLKALRSDSYVELSQYRDQHFRKGNGRLALPFPGSRSRCLAQCRGVRAAVVAAPVFPGCASGDNEEQEKLLKKSCTLYVGNLSFYTTEEQIYELFSKSGDIKKIIMGLDKMKKTACGFCFVEYYSRADAENAMRYINGTRLDDRIIRTDWDAGFKEGRQYGRGRSGGQVRDEYRQDYDAGRGGYGKLAQNQ; encoded by the exons ATGTCCAGCGGCCTCCTGAAGGCGCTGCGCAGCGACTCCTATGTGGAGCTGAGCCAGTACCGGGACCAGCACTTCCGG aaagggaatgggagGCTCGCTCTCCCATTCCCCGGAAGCCGCTCCCGGTGCCTGGCCCAGTGCAGAGGCGTTCGAGCGGCGGTAGTGGCGGCTCCCGTTTTCCCGGGCTGTGCCTCG GGTGACAATGAAGAACAGGAAAAATTACTGAAGAAAAGCTGTACATTGTATGTTGGAAATCTTTCCTTTTATACAACTGAAGAACAAATCTATGAACTCTTCAGCAAAAGTGGAGACATAAAGAAAATCATTATGGGCCTggataaaatgaagaaaacagcaTGTGGTTTCTGCTTTGTGGA ATACTACTCAAGAGCAGATGCAGAAAATGCCATGCGGTACATAAATGGAACTCGTCTGGATGACCGGATCATTCGCACAGACTGGGATGCAGGCTTTAAGGAGGGCAGACAGTATGGCCGTGGCCGGTCTGGAGGCCAG GTACGAGATGAGTATCGACAGGACTATGATGCTGGGAGAGGAGGCTATGGAAAACTGGCCCAAAACCAGTGA
- the NCBP2 gene encoding nuclear cap-binding protein subunit 2 isoform X2: MSSGLLKALRSDSYVELSQYRDQHFRGDNEEQEKLLKKSCTLYVGNLSFYTTEEQIYELFSKSGDIKKIIMGLDKMKKTACGFCFVEYYSRADAENAMRYINGTRLDDRIIRTDWDAGFKEGRQYGRGRSGGQVRDEYRQDYDAGRGGYGKLAQNQ, encoded by the exons ATGTCCAGCGGCCTCCTGAAGGCGCTGCGCAGCGACTCCTATGTGGAGCTGAGCCAGTACCGGGACCAGCACTTCCGG GGTGACAATGAAGAACAGGAAAAATTACTGAAGAAAAGCTGTACATTGTATGTTGGAAATCTTTCCTTTTATACAACTGAAGAACAAATCTATGAACTCTTCAGCAAAAGTGGAGACATAAAGAAAATCATTATGGGCCTggataaaatgaagaaaacagcaTGTGGTTTCTGCTTTGTGGA ATACTACTCAAGAGCAGATGCAGAAAATGCCATGCGGTACATAAATGGAACTCGTCTGGATGACCGGATCATTCGCACAGACTGGGATGCAGGCTTTAAGGAGGGCAGACAGTATGGCCGTGGCCGGTCTGGAGGCCAG GTACGAGATGAGTATCGACAGGACTATGATGCTGGGAGAGGAGGCTATGGAAAACTGGCCCAAAACCAGTGA